In the genome of Flavobacteriales bacterium, one region contains:
- a CDS encoding amidohydrolase family protein, with translation MNRQYILLATAALIGMNVPVEAQTPASPQTTSILIMDATVHVGNGQFIREGAVGFDKGKITFVGRASEADTTAFGEVIHAKDKHLYPGLILPDNTLGLTEIDAIRPTLDFNETGSMNPNVRALVAFNTDSKIIPTLRANGVLLSQATPQGGLISGTSAIMQLDGWNWEDAVLEPEDGIHMHWPVTRYRGNPWRGEEGIQENKNKPDVLEELGLFFDRANAYAKDKQPESTNMKLHAMQGLFDGSKNLYIHVNDAREIMESVKFAQSKNVKKIVVVGAADAWMVTDFLKENHIPVILRRAHELPYRADEAVDQPYKTAAALFRAQIPYCLDYAGDMEAMGARNLPFVAGTTVAYGVPKEEALASITLHAAEILGISDRVGSLEVGKDATLFLSTGDVMEMMKNHLEVAYIAGKKLDLDTHQKQLYREYAKKYGQEIKE, from the coding sequence ATGAACAGACAATATATTTTACTTGCCACTGCCGCTTTGATCGGAATGAACGTTCCGGTGGAAGCACAAACACCGGCATCCCCGCAAACCACATCCATCCTGATCATGGACGCAACGGTTCACGTGGGCAACGGACAATTCATCCGGGAAGGTGCGGTTGGCTTCGACAAGGGCAAAATCACATTTGTAGGCAGGGCCTCCGAAGCCGATACCACCGCGTTCGGTGAAGTCATCCACGCCAAAGACAAACACCTGTACCCGGGACTGATCCTACCGGACAATACACTCGGACTGACAGAGATCGACGCCATCAGGCCCACCCTTGATTTCAATGAAACCGGTAGCATGAACCCGAACGTTCGTGCCCTGGTTGCATTCAACACCGATTCAAAGATCATCCCTACCCTGCGCGCCAATGGAGTGCTGCTATCCCAGGCCACACCACAGGGCGGACTGATATCCGGAACCTCCGCCATCATGCAACTGGATGGCTGGAACTGGGAAGATGCGGTACTGGAACCAGAAGACGGTATTCACATGCACTGGCCCGTGACCCGTTACCGGGGCAACCCATGGCGTGGAGAAGAAGGCATCCAGGAAAACAAAAACAAACCCGATGTACTGGAAGAGCTAGGCCTTTTCTTTGACCGGGCCAACGCTTACGCAAAAGACAAACAACCTGAATCAACCAACATGAAGCTTCACGCCATGCAGGGCTTGTTTGATGGAAGCAAGAACCTGTACATCCATGTGAACGATGCACGGGAGATCATGGAATCCGTGAAGTTCGCCCAATCCAAAAACGTAAAGAAGATCGTGGTGGTAGGCGCCGCGGATGCCTGGATGGTAACCGACTTCCTGAAAGAAAACCACATCCCGGTGATCCTGCGCAGGGCACATGAGTTGCCCTACCGTGCTGATGAGGCGGTGGACCAACCTTACAAAACTGCTGCCGCACTCTTCCGTGCACAAATTCCCTATTGCCTGGATTATGCCGGTGACATGGAAGCCATGGGCGCCCGCAACCTGCCGTTCGTGGCAGGTACCACCGTGGCCTATGGTGTACCCAAAGAGGAAGCCCTGGCATCCATCACATTGCATGCAGCAGAGATCTTGGGTATTTCCGACCGCGTGGGCAGTCTGGAAGTTGGCAAAGACGCCACCCTGTTCCTGTCAACCGGAGATGTGATGGAGATGATGAAGAACCACCTGGAAGTGGCCTACATCGCAGGGAAGAAACTCGACCTGGATACCCATCAGAAACAATTGTACCGGGAATACGCGAAGAAGTACGGGCAGGAGATCAAGGAGTAG
- the trpS gene encoding tryptophan--tRNA ligase, producing the protein MSRILTGIQSTGKPHLGNILGAILPAIELSHRDENDAIYFIADLHSLTTVRDPKVLKENTLAVAAAWLAFGLDTNDSILFRQSDVTEVCELTWYLNCFTPYPMLANAHSFKDKSSRLNEVNVGLFDYPVLMAADILLYDSEFVPVGKDQKQHLEITRDIAGSFNHAYGETLVLPEALINEKVMVVPGTDGQKMSKSYNNYIDIFQNDKALRKQVMTIVTDAKSLEEPKDPDTCNVFRLYELLAMEAEIEDLRAKYLAGNFGYGHAKDALFQVICKRFEKERNAYEELMATPALIENELSKGALRAKLIAGKVIKRVREKVGY; encoded by the coding sequence ATGTCAAGAATTTTAACCGGCATCCAGAGCACAGGAAAACCCCATTTGGGAAATATCCTGGGTGCCATCCTGCCCGCGATCGAATTGTCGCACCGGGATGAGAACGATGCGATCTATTTTATCGCCGACCTGCATTCCCTGACCACCGTGAGAGACCCGAAGGTGCTGAAGGAAAATACCCTCGCTGTAGCCGCCGCATGGCTGGCTTTCGGTTTGGATACCAACGACAGCATCCTGTTTCGTCAGAGTGATGTCACCGAAGTGTGCGAACTCACCTGGTACCTGAACTGCTTTACACCTTACCCGATGCTGGCCAATGCGCATTCGTTCAAGGATAAGTCGAGCCGCCTGAATGAAGTCAATGTGGGTCTGTTTGATTATCCGGTACTCATGGCAGCCGACATCCTCTTGTATGATTCGGAATTTGTTCCGGTGGGCAAAGACCAGAAGCAGCACCTTGAGATCACCCGGGACATTGCCGGCAGCTTCAACCATGCCTACGGAGAAACCTTGGTGCTGCCGGAAGCGCTCATCAATGAGAAGGTGATGGTGGTGCCCGGCACCGATGGCCAGAAGATGAGCAAATCCTACAACAACTACATCGACATCTTTCAAAACGACAAGGCCCTTCGCAAGCAGGTGATGACCATCGTCACTGATGCGAAATCATTGGAAGAGCCCAAAGATCCCGACACATGCAACGTTTTCAGGTTGTATGAACTGCTTGCAATGGAAGCGGAAATAGAAGACCTGCGTGCCAAATACCTGGCGGGCAATTTCGGTTACGGCCATGCCAAAGACGCCCTGTTCCAGGTGATCTGCAAACGTTTTGAAAAAGAGCGCAACGCTTACGAAGAGCTGATGGCCACACCGGCCCTCATCGAGAATGAGTTGTCCAAAGGTGCATTGCGGGCCAAGCTGATCGCCGGCAAGGTGATTAAGCGGGTGAGGGAGAAAGTGGGGTATTGA
- a CDS encoding SPOR domain-containing protein, whose protein sequence is MSIEPYIKQLLWAHDCVILPDFGGLVANESSARLLVHQRRLLPPGKQLSFNPVLRNNDGLLTDAVRQGEGVSYNEAKRLVADVLTSWKERLQKGERIRVDEVGRFYMNAAGKILFEPSGEVHFAKSSFGLTPVVAVARAREIPQPVITSVQETKAVNIIERSITPQPEKKEITVRRIRRISDWKVAAVVPVFIVMGAFLAWTISQFGSPQPGTDFSSLEMTVPQEDSVVPQTSSPESDVTTAPVEDHQAEAVSDEKKEDAPPAQPAPVESQPIQAPPKENRFHLIGGCFRSKRNAEKKLKELRKQGYDASIAGQNERGLYRVSLEGFTTREAAEARLEALRAEHQSAWLLSL, encoded by the coding sequence ATGTCGATCGAACCATATATCAAGCAACTGCTTTGGGCACATGATTGTGTGATCCTGCCGGATTTCGGCGGGCTGGTGGCGAATGAATCGAGTGCTCGCTTGCTGGTGCACCAACGGCGGTTACTTCCCCCCGGAAAACAATTGTCTTTCAACCCGGTGTTGCGCAACAACGATGGATTGTTGACAGATGCCGTGAGACAAGGGGAAGGCGTTTCCTATAACGAAGCGAAGCGTTTGGTGGCGGATGTATTGACTTCCTGGAAGGAACGATTGCAAAAAGGAGAACGGATCCGTGTGGATGAGGTAGGGCGGTTTTACATGAACGCTGCCGGCAAGATTCTTTTTGAACCTTCGGGTGAAGTGCATTTTGCGAAGTCGTCATTCGGACTCACACCTGTGGTGGCGGTGGCACGAGCCAGGGAGATCCCCCAACCCGTTATCACATCTGTTCAGGAAACCAAAGCGGTGAACATCATTGAACGGAGCATCACCCCCCAACCGGAAAAGAAGGAAATCACGGTACGCAGGATCCGACGCATCAGCGATTGGAAAGTTGCGGCGGTTGTTCCCGTCTTCATTGTGATGGGCGCCTTTCTGGCCTGGACCATTTCTCAATTCGGTTCACCCCAACCTGGTACCGATTTTTCTTCGCTGGAGATGACCGTACCGCAGGAAGATTCGGTTGTGCCGCAAACTTCATCCCCGGAAAGTGATGTGACCACCGCTCCCGTTGAAGATCATCAGGCAGAAGCGGTCAGCGATGAGAAGAAAGAAGATGCACCGCCTGCACAGCCGGCGCCCGTGGAATCCCAGCCCATCCAAGCGCCTCCCAAGGAGAACCGTTTCCATCTTATCGGAGGATGTTTCCGCAGCAAGCGGAATGCCGAGAAGAAACTGAAAGAATTGCGGAAACAGGGTTATGATGCAAGTATTGCAGGTCAGAACGAACGCGGTCTCTACAGGGTAAGCCTGGAAGGGTTCACCACGCGCGAGGCGGCGGAAGCCCGGTTGGAGGCGTTACGCGCCGAACATCAATCCGCATGGCTGCTCTCTCTTTAG
- the kdsB gene encoding 3-deoxy-manno-octulosonate cytidylyltransferase yields MKFIGIIPARYASTRFPGKPLAMIHGKTMIRRVWEQASKAGLDNLVVATDDDRIREHVASFGGKVVMTSPDHPSGTDRCREASNHMDPAPGDHDVLINIQGDEPYLYPEQIRELCDLFGDEQVRIATLAKKVEDAETLHDPNRVKVVTDHAGWALYFSRQAIPYVKGFPTAEWLGEHTFLKHLGVYAFRYDALKAIAALPVSSLEKAESLEQLRWLQNGFRIRVGITAYESAAVDRPEDVKKLQAPGH; encoded by the coding sequence ATGAAATTCATAGGTATCATTCCGGCCCGTTATGCTTCCACCCGATTCCCGGGAAAGCCATTGGCCATGATCCATGGGAAGACCATGATCCGGAGGGTATGGGAGCAGGCTTCGAAAGCGGGTTTGGACAACCTGGTGGTGGCCACCGATGACGACCGCATCCGTGAACACGTGGCGTCCTTCGGTGGGAAGGTGGTGATGACATCACCCGATCATCCAAGTGGTACGGACCGTTGCAGGGAAGCATCCAATCACATGGATCCCGCACCCGGTGATCATGATGTACTCATCAACATACAGGGAGATGAACCCTATTTATATCCTGAACAGATCAGGGAACTGTGTGATCTTTTCGGGGATGAACAGGTGCGCATCGCCACGCTGGCCAAAAAGGTAGAGGATGCCGAAACCCTTCATGACCCCAACCGGGTGAAGGTGGTGACCGACCACGCAGGATGGGCCCTCTATTTCAGCCGTCAGGCCATCCCGTATGTAAAGGGTTTTCCTACGGCGGAATGGCTCGGTGAGCATACTTTCCTAAAGCACCTGGGTGTTTACGCTTTCAGGTATGATGCACTGAAAGCCATCGCCGCCTTGCCTGTATCGTCACTTGAAAAAGCGGAGTCATTGGAACAGCTTCGGTGGTTGCAGAACGGATTCCGTATCCGGGTGGGTATCACCGCGTATGAGAGTGCAGCGGTGGACAGACCGGAAGATGTAAAAAAATTACAGGCTCCGGGCCACTGA
- the dprA gene encoding DNA-protecting protein DprA, with the protein MDAQWIHRLALLFIPGVGVQSAKILLAYAGGEDAIFHISKKELLKMPGLSTAAARSVWQHKDEALDRAAREWKFIRTKEIRPVFFTDADFPSRLRHTPDGPILLFVEGNAELNPSKALAVVGSRKANAYGLSLCEQIITDLAAHDVCIVSGLAYGMDIMAHRTALATGLPTLGVLGHGLDRMYPGQHAQIAEKMKTNGALITEFASGTQPDRENFPRRNRIVAGMVDALLVVQTATSGGSLITASLAMDYNRDVFAVPGHVHDPYSAGCHALIKSNKAALVESAEDIIHAMNWQPKKPASIQTECFPVCTDDEQALLDILRSHGELPIDELGAGLKWTPARTSSVLLQLEFRGLVKALPGKRYRPG; encoded by the coding sequence GTGGATGCACAATGGATACATCGCCTCGCGCTCTTGTTCATACCGGGCGTCGGGGTTCAGTCGGCCAAGATCCTGCTGGCATACGCCGGCGGTGAAGACGCGATTTTTCATATCAGTAAAAAAGAACTCCTGAAAATGCCCGGGCTCTCCACCGCAGCTGCCCGTTCGGTATGGCAACACAAAGATGAGGCCCTGGATCGCGCGGCTCGGGAATGGAAGTTCATCCGGACCAAAGAAATCCGTCCGGTATTCTTTACCGATGCAGATTTCCCTTCCCGACTCAGGCATACCCCTGACGGACCCATCCTATTGTTTGTTGAGGGGAATGCAGAACTGAATCCTTCCAAAGCACTCGCAGTGGTGGGAAGCAGAAAGGCCAATGCATACGGGCTTTCTCTTTGCGAGCAGATCATCACCGATTTGGCGGCACATGATGTATGCATCGTGAGCGGACTGGCATACGGCATGGACATCATGGCTCACCGCACCGCCCTCGCCACCGGTCTGCCCACCCTCGGGGTGTTGGGTCACGGACTGGATAGGATGTACCCCGGACAACATGCACAGATAGCCGAAAAAATGAAAACCAACGGTGCCCTCATCACCGAGTTTGCCAGCGGCACCCAACCCGATCGGGAAAATTTCCCGAGACGCAACCGCATCGTTGCCGGCATGGTGGATGCCCTGCTCGTTGTACAAACCGCCACTTCGGGAGGTTCACTTATCACCGCGTCGCTGGCCATGGATTACAACCGGGATGTGTTCGCCGTGCCAGGCCATGTGCATGACCCCTACTCGGCTGGCTGTCATGCGCTGATCAAATCCAACAAAGCCGCATTGGTGGAATCGGCGGAAGACATTATTCATGCCATGAACTGGCAACCGAAGAAACCCGCATCCATCCAAACCGAATGCTTCCCGGTTTGCACGGATGATGAACAAGCACTGCTTGACATCCTTCGGTCGCACGGTGAACTTCCGATCGACGAACTGGGTGCCGGGTTGAAATGGACACCCGCCCGCACCTCATCGGTTTTACTTCAACTGGAGTTCAGGGGACTGGTCAAGGCCCTGCCGGGTAAAAGGTACCGCCCGGGATAA
- a CDS encoding putative DNA binding domain-containing protein: protein MNAKDLFDQLNATDEVTEIEAKPSRAITSSVMETVCAFANEPGLGGGYILIGARKDPSSLFPQYIIDPILDPDKIQSDFATQCASSFNIPIRSEIRIEKVNDKTVAVIKVPELPKEQKPLYFKSKGLPEGAYRRIGPTDHRCTEDDLPIFYSDQKTFDQSPLDYTSIADIDEVALKRYRDLRTNINPAAEELTYSDSELLQSLGGIAIDGSQRITVSGMLLFGKLTSLRRVFPMMRVDYIRIPGNEWIANPDERFTTVDMRGPLLTLVFRIVDAIYSDLPKGFRLEDKDIQADTIGMPVKALREAVTNALMHRSYRVNSPIQVIRYDNRLEIVNPGFSLKSEEQLGSPGSETRNPYIAAVFHETNLAETKGSGIKAMRKLLSGAHLAPPTFESDRVHNKFTARLLLHHFLSKSDLDWLANYGDVDLNDKQKQALIFVREVGAIDNNTYRQLSDIDTLKASTELRYLRDNNLLKQLGKGRGTYYVAGDRLDIESSGSGSASVEIAAPGSMDMNAESSNTEDSTVNTEGLTADNHSNRTNTEANTINTEGETLWNELTPTLQTQLNSLKKRENNAEKIKNIIVELCSLREYRLSELALLIGKDENWISRTYIKPLIQDGRLSYTIQEMISHPKQAYKAK from the coding sequence ATGAATGCAAAAGACTTATTTGACCAACTAAATGCAACGGATGAAGTAACGGAAATAGAAGCTAAGCCAAGCAGAGCTATTACGTCGTCTGTTATGGAAACTGTATGTGCTTTTGCAAATGAACCAGGGCTTGGAGGAGGGTATATTTTGATTGGTGCAAGGAAGGATCCATCTAGCCTATTTCCCCAATATATCATTGACCCCATTCTGGATCCTGACAAGATTCAATCGGATTTTGCAACTCAATGTGCTAGTTCATTCAATATACCAATAAGGTCAGAGATTAGAATTGAAAAAGTGAATGATAAAACCGTTGCGGTAATAAAAGTCCCTGAGCTTCCTAAAGAACAAAAACCTTTGTATTTCAAATCCAAAGGGCTTCCTGAAGGCGCATACAGGCGTATAGGCCCAACAGACCATCGATGTACAGAGGATGATTTGCCTATTTTTTATTCCGATCAAAAAACCTTTGATCAATCACCTCTAGATTATACAAGCATCGCTGATATTGATGAAGTTGCTTTAAAACGTTATCGAGACCTTCGCACAAATATTAATCCAGCTGCTGAAGAACTGACTTATAGTGATTCTGAATTACTTCAGTCACTTGGTGGGATAGCTATTGATGGGTCTCAACGCATCACAGTGTCAGGAATGTTGCTGTTTGGAAAACTAACAAGTTTGCGGAGAGTATTTCCTATGATGCGAGTGGATTATATAAGGATTCCTGGTAATGAATGGATTGCAAATCCTGATGAAAGATTTACAACTGTTGATATGAGAGGGCCCCTGCTAACCCTTGTTTTTCGGATTGTGGATGCAATCTATTCAGATCTTCCAAAGGGATTCCGACTAGAGGATAAAGATATTCAAGCTGACACGATTGGTATGCCGGTAAAGGCGCTGAGAGAGGCTGTAACAAATGCTCTAATGCACCGCTCGTACCGTGTCAATTCTCCTATTCAAGTAATCCGTTACGATAACAGGCTTGAAATTGTTAACCCAGGATTCTCCTTGAAATCTGAAGAACAATTAGGTTCACCTGGATCTGAAACGCGCAACCCATATATTGCTGCTGTTTTTCATGAAACAAACCTTGCAGAAACAAAAGGTTCTGGAATTAAGGCAATGAGAAAGTTGTTATCTGGTGCCCATCTTGCGCCACCAACTTTTGAATCTGACAGAGTTCATAACAAATTTACTGCTCGTCTTCTATTGCATCATTTTCTTTCCAAATCTGATTTAGATTGGTTAGCTAATTATGGTGACGTTGACCTTAATGATAAGCAAAAACAGGCATTAATATTTGTTAGGGAGGTTGGAGCAATTGACAATAACACATACCGGCAGTTGTCAGATATAGATACTCTCAAGGCAAGCACAGAACTACGCTATCTCAGGGATAACAATTTGTTAAAACAATTAGGAAAAGGCAGGGGAACATACTATGTAGCAGGTGATAGGCTGGATATAGAATCCAGTGGTTCCGGTTCGGCATCTGTTGAAATAGCTGCTCCAGGAAGTATGGATATGAATGCTGAATCTAGTAACACAGAAGATAGCACGGTAAACACAGAAGGTTTAACAGCTGATAATCATTCAAATAGGACAAACACAGAAGCTAATACTATTAACACAGAGGGTGAAACATTGTGGAATGAACTCACACCAACATTACAAACTCAATTGAATTCGCTAAAGAAAAGAGAAAATAATGCAGAAAAGATTAAGAATATCATCGTTGAACTATGCAGTCTAAGAGAGTATAGATTATCTGAGTTAGCTCTACTAATAGGTAAAGATGAAAATTGGATAAGCAGAACATACATTAAACCACTAATCCAAGACGGTAGACTTTCTTATACCATTCAAGAAATGATTAGTCATCCCAAACAGGCTTACAAAGCAAAATAA
- a CDS encoding glycosyl hydrolase, with product MRIFFLIGLFLSTLTGLAQPAWLPVSPVTDASLRGLSTPAPGVIWASGTNATWIQSADDGRTWRVDTIAAAKGLDLRDIQAFDANRALVMTAGSPGMIFLTENGGASWEKVYENTDPSVFLDGMAFNGSDTGYAFGDPMNHYMFVLRTTDGGQTWKAMDATTIPKPLKGEAGFAASGTGIVAMKNTVYIGTGGGEHARVFRWSADQNEWKVFEIPHMQSGEAAGIFSMAFRNDMEGVVVGGSYTDSTNTKGVCAITDDGGQGWREGKRPPRGYRSCVAYHNGMLVAVGRTGSDYSTDGGVIWDSLGTDGYYACTLTDDGGWAVGRGGKMARFIKD from the coding sequence ATGAGGATCTTTTTCCTCATCGGCCTTTTCCTATCGACCCTTACCGGTCTTGCACAACCTGCATGGCTTCCCGTGTCACCTGTGACCGATGCCAGTCTCCGCGGACTTTCAACCCCGGCTCCCGGTGTGATCTGGGCAAGCGGTACCAACGCCACCTGGATCCAGAGTGCGGATGACGGCAGAACGTGGCGGGTAGATACCATTGCTGCAGCCAAAGGCCTTGACCTTCGGGATATCCAGGCATTCGATGCCAACCGCGCCCTGGTGATGACCGCCGGCAGTCCGGGTATGATTTTCCTGACGGAGAACGGGGGTGCATCCTGGGAGAAAGTATACGAAAACACCGACCCATCTGTATTTCTGGATGGCATGGCATTCAATGGTTCCGATACCGGCTATGCATTCGGAGATCCCATGAATCATTACATGTTTGTGCTCCGCACCACGGATGGTGGACAAACCTGGAAGGCCATGGACGCAACCACTATTCCCAAACCACTGAAGGGCGAGGCCGGTTTCGCGGCCAGCGGAACAGGTATTGTGGCGATGAAGAACACCGTGTACATCGGAACCGGAGGAGGTGAACATGCACGCGTGTTCAGGTGGTCCGCAGATCAGAACGAATGGAAGGTTTTTGAGATTCCCCATATGCAAAGCGGAGAGGCGGCCGGCATTTTTTCCATGGCCTTCCGGAATGACATGGAAGGAGTTGTGGTAGGGGGAAGCTATACCGACTCCACCAACACCAAAGGCGTCTGCGCCATCACCGATGATGGCGGACAAGGTTGGCGGGAAGGTAAGCGGCCACCTCGCGGGTATCGTTCCTGCGTGGCATACCACAACGGCATGCTGGTGGCAGTAGGAAGAACAGGTTCGGATTATTCAACCGACGGTGGCGTTATCTGGGATTCGTTGGGTACCGATGGTTACTACGCTTGTACCCTGACCGACGACGGTGGATGGGCCGTAGGACGTGGAGGCAAGATGGCCAGGTTCATCAAGGATTAG
- the odhB gene encoding 2-oxoglutarate dehydrogenase complex dihydrolipoyllysine-residue succinyltransferase, translating to MALEMTIPSPGESITEVEIANWLVADGDYVEKDQVLAEIDSDKATLELNAEAAGKVKILVEAGSTVKVGDKVCTIDTSAKAPEGQKAKAEPKKEEAKQETAAAAKTAEPAKSEAAPVQSSSNYATGLPSVAAKKMMDENGMSSGSVQGTGKNGRVTKGDVLSALANGTGAAAPGWGGREIERQKLSSLRRKLSQRLVAVKNETAMLTTFNEVDMSRLMSLRKKYKDAFEKTHGVKLGFMSFFTKAVTEALKNYPNVNAMIDGEEIVHHRYADVGIAVSTPKGLMVPVLRNAEQMSLADIERNIGILAVKARDGKITIDEMTGGTFTITNGGVFGSMLSTPIINPPQSGILGMHNIVERPVAVNGQVEIRPIMYVALSYDHRIIDGKDSVGFLVNVKQMLEDPIRMLTGGKDADELLLNL from the coding sequence ATGGCCCTTGAAATGACCATCCCCAGTCCCGGTGAATCCATCACCGAAGTTGAAATTGCCAATTGGCTGGTGGCGGACGGCGACTATGTGGAAAAAGACCAGGTGCTGGCCGAGATCGATTCCGATAAAGCCACCCTCGAGTTGAATGCAGAAGCAGCCGGAAAGGTTAAGATCCTGGTGGAAGCAGGCAGTACCGTGAAAGTCGGCGACAAGGTTTGCACCATTGATACTTCAGCCAAAGCACCGGAGGGCCAGAAAGCAAAAGCTGAACCTAAGAAAGAGGAGGCGAAACAAGAAACCGCTGCTGCAGCCAAAACAGCAGAACCCGCCAAGTCCGAAGCAGCTCCGGTACAATCATCTTCCAACTACGCCACCGGTCTTCCGTCTGTGGCCGCCAAGAAGATGATGGATGAAAACGGCATGTCTTCAGGGTCCGTGCAAGGCACAGGAAAGAACGGCAGGGTGACCAAGGGAGATGTGCTCAGCGCCCTGGCAAATGGCACCGGTGCAGCCGCACCCGGTTGGGGAGGTAGAGAGATCGAACGTCAGAAACTGTCGAGCCTGCGTAGAAAGCTTTCACAGCGACTGGTAGCCGTGAAGAACGAAACGGCCATGCTCACTACCTTCAATGAAGTAGACATGAGTCGCCTCATGAGCTTGCGCAAAAAATACAAAGATGCCTTCGAGAAAACGCACGGTGTGAAACTCGGCTTTATGTCGTTCTTCACCAAAGCGGTGACCGAGGCATTGAAAAATTATCCGAACGTGAACGCCATGATCGATGGCGAAGAAATCGTTCACCACCGCTATGCGGATGTGGGTATCGCCGTGAGTACACCCAAGGGACTCATGGTTCCCGTGCTGCGCAATGCCGAACAAATGTCGCTGGCTGACATTGAGCGCAACATCGGCATCCTGGCCGTTAAGGCGCGCGACGGAAAGATCACCATCGACGAAATGACCGGCGGTACCTTCACCATCACCAACGGTGGCGTGTTCGGTTCAATGTTGTCTACACCCATCATCAACCCGCCCCAGAGCGGCATCCTGGGTATGCACAACATTGTGGAGCGCCCCGTGGCTGTGAACGGCCAGGTGGAAATCCGCCCGATCATGTATGTGGCACTTTCCTATGACCACCGCATCATCGACGGCAAAGACTCCGTTGGGTTCCTGGTGAATGTGAAACAAATGCTGGAAGATCCCATCCGCATGCTCACCGGTGGCAAAGATGCCGATGAGCTTTTGCTGAACTTGTAA